The following proteins are co-located in the Gemmatimonadaceae bacterium genome:
- a CDS encoding GDSL-type esterase/lipase family protein yields the protein MTQPAGIAARYLALGDSYTIGEGVAADARWPNQLAAALRARGLAIAGPELVARSGWTCDELSAGIDAANPAGRCALVSLLIGVNDQFRGASAAEYASRFAPLLARAVALAGGHAGRVIVVSLPDWGVTPFAEGRDGAAIATAIDAFNAVNRAEASRAGARYVDVTPSSRRAAGDETQVTSDGLHPSAAVYADWVRLALPTAATIVGQ from the coding sequence ATGACCCAACCGGCTGGCATCGCGGCGCGTTATCTCGCGCTCGGCGACTCGTACACGATCGGCGAAGGCGTGGCCGCCGACGCGCGGTGGCCCAACCAGCTCGCAGCCGCGCTCCGCGCGCGGGGGCTGGCGATTGCCGGTCCGGAACTCGTGGCCCGCTCCGGGTGGACGTGCGATGAGCTGTCCGCCGGAATCGATGCGGCAAACCCGGCGGGCCGGTGCGCGCTCGTGTCGCTCCTGATCGGCGTGAACGACCAGTTCCGGGGAGCGTCGGCGGCCGAATACGCCTCGCGATTCGCGCCGCTGCTGGCCCGGGCCGTCGCCCTGGCCGGCGGCCACGCGGGGCGCGTGATCGTGGTGTCGCTCCCCGACTGGGGGGTCACGCCGTTCGCCGAGGGGCGCGACGGGGCCGCGATCGCGACGGCCATCGACGCCTTCAATGCCGTGAACCGCGCCGAAGCCTCGCGGGCAGGGGCGCGCTACGTGGACGTGACCCCCAGCTCCCGGCGCGCCGCAGGCGACGAGACGCAGGTGACGAGCGACGGGCTGCATCCGTCGGCCGCGGTGTACGCCGACTGGGTGCGGCTGGCGCTACCCACGGCCGCGACGATCGTGGGCCAGTGA
- a CDS encoding RNA polymerase sigma factor — MKTTETPSVVDQDASDQLVIQQVLAGKRDAFRLLITRYSDPLYRHALCMTGSPDVAEDILQLSFIKAYQHLSEVRGRFDAWVFRIVANGCKDWLKNIRRSHLSYEEDDQPSQHATPDEELDRTELRSDLDRALASLPASLREAFIMKHVEGRSYEEMADLLGTTVGALKMRVHRAREALQALLEEKYA; from the coding sequence GTGAAGACGACGGAGACACCCTCGGTCGTTGATCAGGACGCGTCTGATCAACTGGTCATTCAGCAGGTGCTCGCGGGCAAACGCGACGCATTCCGGCTGTTGATCACCCGGTACAGCGACCCGCTGTATCGCCACGCGCTGTGCATGACAGGGAGCCCGGATGTCGCGGAAGACATCCTCCAGCTCTCTTTCATCAAGGCATACCAGCACCTCTCCGAGGTGCGGGGCCGGTTCGACGCGTGGGTGTTTCGGATCGTTGCGAATGGCTGCAAGGACTGGCTGAAGAATATTCGGCGGTCGCATCTGAGCTACGAGGAGGATGATCAACCCTCGCAGCACGCGACCCCTGATGAGGAACTGGATCGAACGGAACTGCGCTCGGACCTGGATCGTGCACTGGCGTCGCTGCCCGCCTCGTTGCGGGAGGCGTTCATCATGAAACACGTGGAAGGGCGCTCGTACGAGGAGATGGCGGATTTGCTCGGCACAACGGTGGGAGCGTTGAAGATGCGAGTGCACCGTGCACGCGAAGCGCTCCAGGCCCTACTTGAGGAGAAGTACGCCTGA